The Anopheles coluzzii chromosome 2, AcolN3, whole genome shotgun sequence genome window below encodes:
- the LOC120950478 gene encoding apolipoprotein D-like: MYHQFMELRVVWCVVVALWLARLSPVLASGFGKCPNYPSMPKFNMTKFLGKWYEVERSFYLPELASGCTTMTFENTTLRDEAGRSQLEISIKSVNQWTGNPSISIGEAVPESETSSIMNVQLQSRLPTAIARLLPGSGRYQVLYTNYDNFAILWSCTSFVAVHADQIWLLGRDRDYSTDIRKKIYNALEQLSLDPDRLFIAKNKNCPSTL; the protein is encoded by the exons atgtATCATCAGTTTATGGAGCtgcgtgtggtgtggtgcgtCGTCGTCGCCCTCTGGCTTGCCCGGCTGAGCCCGGTGCTGGCGTCCGGCTTCGGCAAGTGCCCAAATTACCCTTCAATGCCAAAGTTTAACATGACAAAG TTTTTAGGCAAGTGGTACGAGGTGGAACGTTCCTTCTATCTGCCCGAGCTGGCCTCCGGCTGTACCACGATGACCTTTGAGAACACGACGCTGCGGGACGAAGCCGGCCGAAGTCAGCTGGAGATTTCGATTAAATCCGTCAATCAATG GACGGGCAACCCATCGATCAGCATCGGGGAAGCCGTGCCGGAGAGTGAAACGTCCTCCATCATGAACGTCCAG CTCCAGTCACGGCTTCCAACGGCGATTGCGCGGCTACTGCCAGGATCTGGCCGCTACCAGGTGCTCTACACCAACTACGACAACTTTGCCATTCTCTGGTCGTGCACGAGCTTTGTGGCGGTTCACGCTG ATCAAATCTGGCTGCTGGGACGTGATCGAGACTACTCGACCGATATTAGGAAAAAGATCTACAACGCCCTTGAGCAGCTAAGCCTCGATCCGGACCGTTTGTTCATTGCGAAGAACAAAAACTGCCCCTCCACGCTCTAA
- the LOC120949166 gene encoding GTP-binding protein 1 produces MKPSATKQAPVGALGSGANSSKLPDGISSSNGTSTGDRKFVDYSSIREKTVLVGPTEEQFDLLMKRLEERISASRGETVYEIGIGEDGSENGLVPDDYAASVATLESLAAMLGADCVPLRTRKAEQGNTGQYLIRRKVEEDDFTEVRVAVVGNVDAGKSTLLGVLTHGELDNGRGFARQRLFRHKHEIESGRTSSVGNDILGFDSVGNVVNKPDHGTLDWVKICEKSAKVITFIDLAGHERYLKTTVFGMTGHAPDFGMLMIGANSGIVGMTKEHLGLALALSVPVFVVVTKIDMCPPNILQENLKLLYKILKSQGCRKVPVMVKTSDDVVLSATNFVSERLCPIFQVSNVTGENLDLLKMFLNLLNVRTTGNDALPTEFQIDDTYAVPGVGTVVSGITLQGIVRLNDTLLLGPDPLGDFQPITIKSIHRKRMVVREVRSGQTASFALKKIKRSQIRKGMVMVSQALNPQACWEFDCEILVLHHPTTISSKYGRWSAMVHCGSIRQTAQILQMSKECLRTGDKAVVRFRFIKNPEYMKPGQRMVFREGRTKAVGNVIQPLYTPGSIQQRSKPNKMQSNRGAMVGGMQTGSGMTCSANMPLSKGSSATVDGDAAVATAAAGGMDNGTANSSPTSESTPVLDIGTDKRNHRPAGGGKKRNNMAGATGAGPSLPPASGKVLSAGSSGTVSQQSVASVAAPGASSSAASGGAAVAVDMSKLSIASN; encoded by the exons atgaaaccaagCGCAACAAAACAAGCGCCAGTGGGCGCGCTCGGTTCGGGTGCGAACAGCAGCAAACTTCCGGACGGGATTTCATCATCCAACGGTACCAGCACGGGCGACCGGAAGTTCGTCGATTACTCTAGTATTCGCGAGAAGACGGTTCTGGTGGGGCCGACGGAGGAGCAGTTTGATCTGCTGATGAAACGATTAGAAGAACGTATTTCCGCCAGCCGTGGTGAGACGGTGTACGAGATTGGCATTGGGGAAG ATGGAAGCGAAAATGGTCTCGTGCCGGATGATTATGCTGCGTCCGTGGCAACGCTGGAATCCCTGGCAGCTATGCTTGGCGCGGACTGTGTTCCGCTGCGCACCCGAAAGGCGGAGCAGGGCAATACCGGGCAGTACCTCATCCGGCGGAAGGTAGAGGAGGACGATTTCACCGAGGTGCGGGTCGCCGTCGTGGGCAATGTGGACGCCGGAAAGTCCACCCTGCTGGGCGTGCTGACCCACGGCGAGTTGGACAATGGCCGGGGGTTCGCGAGACAGCGGCTCTTTCGCCACAAGCACGAGATTGAAAGTGGCCGCACCAGCTCGGTGGGAAATGACATCCTTGGGTTTGACAGTGTGGGCAATGTGGTGAACAAACCGGACCATGGCACCCTCGACTGGGTGAAGATATGCGAAAAGTCGGCCAAAGTCATCACGTTCATTGATTTGGCAGGCCATGAGCGGTACTTGAAGACGACCGTGTTCGGCATGACGGGCCATGCGCCGGATTTCGGCATGCTGATG ATTGGAGCGAACTCCGGTATCGTGGGAATGACGAAAGAACATCTGGGGCTGGCGTTAGCACTGTCCGTGCCGGTATTCGTCGTCGTCACCAAGATCGACATGTGCCCGCCGAACATTCTGCAGGAGAATTTGAAGCTGCTgtacaaaatattgaaatcgCAGGGCTGCCGCAAGGTGCCGGTGATGGTGAAAACGAGCGATGACGTCGTGCTGAGCGCCACCAACTTCGTGTCGGAGCGGTTATGTCCCATCTTTCAAGTGTCGAACGTGACGGGCGAGAACCTGGACCTGCTGAAAATGTTCCTCAACCTGCTGAACGTGCGCACCACGGGCAACGATGCCCTGCCGACCGAGTTCCAGATTGACGATACATATGCTGTACCG GGCGTTGGAACCGTCGTGTCCGGGATCACGCTTCAGGGGATAGTGCGGCTAAACGATACGCTGCTGCTCGGGCCGGACCCGTTGGGAGACTTTCAGCCGATCACAATCAAAAGCATCCACCGCAAGCGCATGGTGGTGCGCGAGGTGCGCAGCGGGCAGACGGCCAGCTTTGCGCTGAAGAAAATCAAGCGCTCCCAGATACGCAAGGGCATGGTGATGGTCAGCCAGGCGCTGAACCCGCAGGCCTGCTGGGAGTTTGACTGCGAGATACTGGTGCTGCACCATCCGACGACGATCTCGAGCAAGTACGGGCGCTGGTCGGCGATGGTACACTGTGGCAGCATCCGGCAGACGGCGCAGATCTTGCAAATGTCCAAGGAATGCCTGCGCACCGGCGACAAGGCCGTGGTGCGGTTCCGCTTCATCAAGAATCCCGAGTACATGAAGCCGGGCCAGCGCATGGTGTTCCGCGAGGGGCGCACGAAAGCGGTCGGGAACGTGATTCAGCCGCTGTACACGCCTGGGAGCATCCAGCAGCGCTCCAAGCCGAATAAAATGCAATCGAACCGTGGTGCGATGGTGGGCGGAATGCAGACCGGGTCTGGGATGACCTGTTCCGCTAACATGCCACTATCCAAGGGATCCAGTGCAACGGTGGACGGGGATGCggctgttgctactgctgctgcgggaGGCATGGACAATGGCACGGCCAACAGTTCGCCGACCAGCGAGTCAACGCCCGTGCTGGACATTGGGACGGATAAGCGCAACCACCGGCCAGCGGGCGGTGGTAAGAAGCGCAACAATATGGCGGGGGCCACCGGAGCAGGGCCGAGTTTACCGCCCGCAAGCGGTAAGGTGTTATCGGCCGGTAGTTCAGGGACAGTCTCACAACAATCGGTTGCTTCGGTGGCTGCCCCTGGAGCATCATCGTCGGCCGCGTCCGGTGGGGCCGCCGTCGCCGTTGACATGAGCAAACTATCCATTGCTTCCAACTAG
- the LOC120949167 gene encoding mediator of RNA polymerase II transcription subunit 9, with the protein MDALETKPQICNIPETKIQPVEIEILPVVYDIIRSVEKDPIDNTAKQKESAECSHKVTELQKTLDAARSTIRKLHGIEYSKEEQLRRLESLRKQLALKQQLIKKYKNVQF; encoded by the exons ATGGACGCCCtcgaaacaaaaccacaaatctGCAACATTCCAG AAACCAAAATTCAGCCCGTAGAAATCGAGATACTGCCCGTGGTGTACGACATTATCCGAAG TGTTGAGAAGGATCCGATAGATAACACCGCGAAACAAAAGGAAAGTGCCGAGTGCAGCCATAAG GTCACTGAGCTTCAAAAAACACTCGACGCAGCCCGATCAACCATCCGCAAGCTGCACGGGATCGAGTACAGCAAGGAGGAGCAGCTGCGACGGCTCGAAAGTTTGCGCAAACAGCTCGCCCTGAAGCAGCAGCTGATCAAGAAGTACAAGAACGTCCAGTTCTAG
- the LOC120947770 gene encoding plasma membrane ascorbate-dependent reductase CYBRD1 isoform X2, with protein MPRNSTTTGGRYDDDDDRVWNCGAWFEYILVVVVSSILLIAASVLTIFWTIYYRKGFNMDDPKLQFNLHPVLMIGGYITLSGFSILLYRICRCCSHLIVKLCHTFFHACSIPCIVIGFMAVWDSHNQQQIPNFYSLHSWLGMITMGLFALQFVLGFFSFLILLCCENATYKFRSTMVPIHASFGVATFMLAIATAVTGLTQKAHFELGENYSQTVEEGIIMNSIGVILTGLGIIIPFAVRRSNSPANCKVYVTERI; from the exons ATGCCGCGaaattccaccaccaccggagg GCGatacgacgacgatgacgatcgcGTCTGGAACTGTGGCGCATGGTTCGAGTACATACTGGTCGTGGTCGTCTCCTCGATCCTGCTGATCGCCGCCTCGGTGCTGACCATCTTCTGGACGATCTACTACCGGAAGGGTTTCAACATGGACGACCCGAAGCTGCAGTTCAACCTGCACCCGGTGCTCATGATCGGTGGCTACATCACGCTGTCCGGATTCT CCATCCTGCTGTACCGAATCTGTCGCTGCTGTTCGCACCTGATCGTCAAGCTGTGCCATACCTTCTTCcacgcctgctcgatcccgtGCATAGTGATTGGCTTCATGGCCGTCTGGGATTCGCACAACCAGCAGCAGATTCCGAACTTCTACTCGCTGCACTCCTGGCTGGGCATGATCACAATGGGACTGTTTGCGCTGCAGTTTGTGCTGGGCTTCTTCAG CTTCCTGATTCTGCTGTGCTGCGAGAACGCAACTTACAAGTTCCGCTCCACCATGGTTCCGATTCATGCCAGCTTCGGTGTGGCCACGTTCATGCTGGCCATCGCTACCGCCGTCACCGGTCTGACCCAGAAGGCTCACTTTGAACTTGG TGAAAACTACTCACAAACCGTGGAGGAGGGCATCATTATGAACTCGATCGGAGTCATCCTGACCGGGCTGGGCATCATCATTCCGTTCGCGGTACGACGCTCCAACTCGCCGGCCAACTGCAAGGTGTACGTCACCGAGCGTATCTAA
- the LOC120949168 gene encoding protein NCBP2AS2 homolog has protein sequence MVLQLILRYLANNEQLIQRLADSYPLRRAAQMVLSAYYRSRSIAEQQKLIGMSPERLQQALRSFKSNVQKEIENAKNDLGKKK, from the coding sequence ATGGTGCTGCAACTGATTCTGCGATACCTGGCCAACAACGAGCAGCTGATCCAGCGGTTGGCCGACTCGTACCCGCTGCGCAGGGCCGCCCAGATGGTGCTGAGCGCGTACTATCGCAGTCGCTCCATTGCCGAGCAGCAGAAGCTGATCGGAATGTCGCCGGAGCGGTTGCAGCAGGCGTTGCGCAGCTTCAAGTCGAACGTGCAGAaggagatcgaaaatgcgaaGAATGATTTGGGCAAGAAAAAGTGA
- the LOC120952890 gene encoding josephin-like protein: MYHEKQQRELCALHALNNLFQDKSSFTKSQLDQICQNLSPNEYINPHRSILGLGNYDVNVIIAALHMKDCEAIWFDKRKDPSRIDTSKIIGFILNVPSNYKVGFVRLPIQRRHWIAIRQINKEYWNLDSKLDAPQCLGDESNMLQYLREQLQSNDKELFVVCTCEVDKTQQWLLPDNEQR; the protein is encoded by the exons ATGTACCACGAGAAGCAACAACGAGAGTTGTGCGCGTTGCATGCGCTGAACAACCTGTTTCAAG ACAAATCGTCCTTCACCAAATCACAGCTCGATCAAATCTGCCAAAATCTCTCTCCAAATGAGTACATCAATCCGCACAG ATCCATCCTGGGACTCGGAAACTACGATGTGAATGTTATCATTGCTGCATTACACATGAAAGATTGTGAAGCGATTTGGTTCGACAAGCGAAA GGATCCATCGCGAATCGATACATCGAAAATAATCGGGTTCATACTGAACGTTCCAAGCAACTACAAGGTGGGGTTTGTGCGTCTGCCCATTCAACGCCGACACTGGATAGCCATTCGACAAATTAACAAAGAGTACTGGAACCTAGACTCCAAGCTGGATGCTCCACAATGCCTAGGAGAT GAGTCGAACATGCTACAGTACCTACGAGAGCAACTGCAAAGCAATGACAAAGAGCTTTTCGTCGTGTGCACATGCGAGGTGGACAAAACGCAACAATGGTTACTACCGGACAACGAACAGCGGTGA
- the LOC120950477 gene encoding zinc finger protein DPF3: MASSDLIVNVNNLEKIENFLNDSTYKEIIENSETFNTRLCLERRLRMPFLDPQTGVAQNHCALFMHSRHRIPGLKNGQVYSYPSARWRKSRRQYLLQKPHPPFPAYTHRPFGHLQPAPPASILPGSGIGGDRGGVGGGGGGGGSTYDSENSNLDQSSAVDASELKEHESEKGSGKDWYYDEMEMHDMESFEDHDLPDSDCDYEESFSQRKKKSKGARSGGGGGGGGSGGGRSKSGGSSLSDANNRRGGRGGGRGRGRKSQGIGGELGPSFKDMVETPKKNRVQTLPNLTPQSNSSSPLTLPGGGGAGGGSEELPLVPELVPEVKVEGSGDPTDGSGAPKLPNSRPGVGPNHAAGGLAANSGPGGPIAALAGATASIGGVPAPATVVAPGVGPGGPGAGPGAAGGGGAVEKSRAVPSPYCDFCLGDARENKKTFEPEELVSCSDCGRSGHPSCLQFTANMIISVRKYRWQCIECKYCTICGTSDNDDQLLFCDDCDRGYHMYCLSPPLVSPPEGSWSCKLCKEEFHKPK, encoded by the coding sequence ATGGCGTCCTCCGATCTGATAGTGAACGTAAATAATCTGGAGAAAATAGAGAATTTCCTCAATGATTCCACGTACAAGGAGATCATCGAGAACAGTGAAACGTTCAACACGCGGCTCTGCCTGGAGCGGAGGCTCCGGATGCCGTTCCTCGACCCGCAGACGGGCGTCGCACAGAACCACTGCGCGTTGTTTATGCACAGCCGCCACCGCATCCCCGGGCTGAAGAATGGCCAGGTGTACAGCTACCCGTCGGCGCGCTGGCGCAAGTCCCGCCGGCAGTACTTGCTGCAGAAACCGCACCCACCGTTCCCGGCGTACACGCATCGCCCGTTCGGGCATCTGCAGCCGGCCCCGCCAGCCTCCATCCTGCCCGGCAGCGGCATCGGCGGGGATCGCGGAGGTGtgggcggcggtggtggtggcggtggcagcaCGTACGACTCGGAAAACTCCAACCTGGACCAGTCGAGCGCGGTCGATGCGTCCGAGCTGAAGGAGCACGAGTCGGAGAAGGGTTCGGGCAAGGATTGGTACTACGATGAGATGGAGATGCACGACATGGAGTCGTTCGAGGATCACGACCTACCGGACTCGGACTGCGACTACGAGGAGAGCTTCAGCCAGCGCAAGAAAAAGAGCAAGGGTGCCCGGAGCGggggaggcggcggcggcggcggttcCGGCGGCGGGCGCAGCAAGTCGGGCGGCTCGTCGCTGTCCGACGCGAACAATCGTCGCGGCGGCAGGGGGGGCGGACGAGGCCGAGGACGCAAATCGCAAGGTATTGGGGGCGAGCTGGGTCCTAGCTTCAAGGATATGGTGGAAACACCGAAAAAGAACCGTGTTCAAACACTACCGAACCTCACACCCCAATCGAACAGCTCATCCCCACTGACCCTACCCGGAGGCGGCGGAGCAGGAGGTGGATCGGAGGAACTCCCGCTGGTGCCGGAACTGGTGCCGGAGGTGAAGGTCGAGGGGAGCGGCGATCCCACGGACGGATCCGGAGCACCGAAGCTGCCCAATAGCCGTCCCGGGGTGGGCCCCAATCATGCGGCCGGTGGTCTCGCGGCCAACAGCGGCCCGGGCGGCCCGATAGCCGCCCTAGCCGGGGCCACTGCATCGATCGGCGGAGTCCCGGCACCGGCGACTGTTGTTGCGCCCGGTGTCGGACCGGGCGGTCCCGGCGCTGGACCCGGCGCcgctggtggtggaggtgcGGTCGAGAAGAGCCGAGCCGTGCCGTCGCCGTACTGCGACTTCTGTCTGGGCGATGCGCGCGAGAACAAGAAAACGTTCGAGCCGGAGGAGCTGGTGTCCTGCTCGGACTGTGGCCGGTCGGGCCATCCGTCCTGCCTGCAATTCACGGCGAACATGATCATCTCGGTGCGCAAGTACCGGTGGCAGTGCATCGAGTGCAAGTACTGCACCATCTGCGGCACGTCCGACAACGACGATCAGCTGCTGTTCTGCGACGACTGCGATCGTGGCTACCACATGTACTGTCTGTCGCCGCCGCTCGTCTCGCCGCCCGAGGGCTCCTGGAGCTGCAAGCTGTGCAAGGAAGAGTTCCACAAGCCCAAGTAA
- the LOC120947770 gene encoding plasma membrane ascorbate-dependent reductase CYBRD1 isoform X1, with protein sequence MDGSSVSPLPCEAPLAMMESEKTPPRSPSQHDMPPPPDEKRYDDDDDRVWNCGAWFEYILVVVVSSILLIAASVLTIFWTIYYRKGFNMDDPKLQFNLHPVLMIGGYITLSGFSILLYRICRCCSHLIVKLCHTFFHACSIPCIVIGFMAVWDSHNQQQIPNFYSLHSWLGMITMGLFALQFVLGFFSFLILLCCENATYKFRSTMVPIHASFGVATFMLAIATAVTGLTQKAHFELGENYSQTVEEGIIMNSIGVILTGLGIIIPFAVRRSNSPANCKVYVTERI encoded by the exons ATGGACGGATCCTCGGTGAGCCCCCTGCCCTGTGAGGCTCCGCTAGCGATGATGGAGAGCGAGAAAACGCCACCGAGAAGTCCGAGCCAGCACGATatgccaccgccgccggacGAAAA GCGatacgacgacgatgacgatcgcGTCTGGAACTGTGGCGCATGGTTCGAGTACATACTGGTCGTGGTCGTCTCCTCGATCCTGCTGATCGCCGCCTCGGTGCTGACCATCTTCTGGACGATCTACTACCGGAAGGGTTTCAACATGGACGACCCGAAGCTGCAGTTCAACCTGCACCCGGTGCTCATGATCGGTGGCTACATCACGCTGTCCGGATTCT CCATCCTGCTGTACCGAATCTGTCGCTGCTGTTCGCACCTGATCGTCAAGCTGTGCCATACCTTCTTCcacgcctgctcgatcccgtGCATAGTGATTGGCTTCATGGCCGTCTGGGATTCGCACAACCAGCAGCAGATTCCGAACTTCTACTCGCTGCACTCCTGGCTGGGCATGATCACAATGGGACTGTTTGCGCTGCAGTTTGTGCTGGGCTTCTTCAG CTTCCTGATTCTGCTGTGCTGCGAGAACGCAACTTACAAGTTCCGCTCCACCATGGTTCCGATTCATGCCAGCTTCGGTGTGGCCACGTTCATGCTGGCCATCGCTACCGCCGTCACCGGTCTGACCCAGAAGGCTCACTTTGAACTTGG TGAAAACTACTCACAAACCGTGGAGGAGGGCATCATTATGAACTCGATCGGAGTCATCCTGACCGGGCTGGGCATCATCATTCCGTTCGCGGTACGACGCTCCAACTCGCCGGCCAACTGCAAGGTGTACGTCACCGAGCGTATCTAA